The stretch of DNA CAGGTGCACGGGTGCGTCGTCGAGACCGGCGAGTTTCAGCGACGCGTAGGTGCGCGCACGATCGCCGCTGTACCCGTCGAGCGCACGAGCGTTGCAGCGGGCGAACACCTCCGTGACCGCCAGTCGGCGTGCCGGGGAGATCACCTGCACCCACCGCCAGGGCTGGCTGTTGCCGACCGACGGCGAGAGCTCCGCGGCGGTCAGGATCTCGTCGAAGACGTCCGACGGGACCGGATCCGTCCGGAATCGTCGCACGTCGCGGCGCCAGCGCAAGAGCTGGTCCAGTTCGTCGACGAAGTCGCGCCCGAATGTTCCGGCGGCGCCGCCGGTCCCAGATGTCATGCGCCGAACTTACCGTGGCGGCTGCGACGGCGGTCGCAGTGCGGGGCCCGGCGTCATCGTCCAGCCGCCTGCCGAGAGGCTGCCGACGGCCTCATAGGTGCGGTCGTATCCGGTACTGCTGATCCGCCAGCCCCGCGCGGTCCGGCGGTACTCGTCCCGATAGAACGCGGCGCCGATGATCATGACGTCGAACTCGGGCACGATGACCCGATCCTGGAGATACCAGGAGCCGGTCGCGGTGTCGCCGTCGACCTCGATGATCGGATGGTCGGCGCGGTGCTCGGTGACGATGGTCGGGCCCATCGCCGTGCGGAAGTACTCGATCACACCGGCGCGGTCGGTGAAGGTCAGGTCCCGGCCGCCCATCTGCGTGCCGTAGGCGGTCTGCACGTCCGCGGTCAGGGTGGACGCGACCAGATCCCAGTCCTTCGTGTCGACGCCGCGGAGATAGCGGTACTTGAGTTCTTCGATGGCGCGGATCGTCTGCGGGTCGGTGGTCATGGCGTCTCCTCGTCGGACGTTGGATGCGCCCGTCACAGGTCCGGAATCGGCAGTGCGACGTTCGGGGCTTCGAGACCGCCGTCGACCTCGACGATCTTGCCGGTCACATAGCCCGCCGCGTCGCTCGCGAGATACACGGCCGCCGCGGCGATCTCGTCGGCGTCGCCGAGCCGCCTCATGGGGGTGTTCTGCTCGATCTCGCCGCGCATCTCGTCGTTGTCGGCGACGTAGCCGAGCGCCGAGGTCAGAACGGCGCCCGGGGCGATCGCGTTGACCCGGATCTTCGGGGCGAGGTCTTCGGCGGCCATCCGCGTGTAGTGCGCGAGGGCTGCCTTCGACGTGCCGTAGGCCAGGAATGCGCGCCCGGCGAGTCTGCCCATCGACGAGGTGATGTTGATGATGGAGCCGCCCCCGTTCTCGAGCATCACCGGCACCGCGGCGAGATTGAGTGCGTGGGCGGTGCCGACGTTGAACGAGAAGGCTCGCTCGAGGTGCACGACCTTCGTGTCGAGGAAGGTCCTGGGCGGCGC from Gordonia humi encodes:
- the bluB gene encoding 5,6-dimethylbenzimidazole synthase is translated as MTSGTGGAAGTFGRDFVDELDQLLRWRRDVRRFRTDPVPSDVFDEILTAAELSPSVGNSQPWRWVQVISPARRLAVTEVFARCNARALDGYSGDRARTYASLKLAGLDDAPVHLAVFCAPDPRQGAGLGRATMPQTLEYSVVTAISTLWLAARARGVGIGWVSIIDPVEVRAALDVPADWTLVAYLCLGYPETLDATPELERLGWQDRTDPRARFQTR
- a CDS encoding nuclear transport factor 2 family protein encodes the protein MTTDPQTIRAIEELKYRYLRGVDTKDWDLVASTLTADVQTAYGTQMGGRDLTFTDRAGVIEYFRTAMGPTIVTEHRADHPIIEVDGDTATGSWYLQDRVIVPEFDVMIIGAAFYRDEYRRTARGWRISSTGYDRTYEAVGSLSAGGWTMTPGPALRPPSQPPR
- a CDS encoding SDR family oxidoreductase yields the protein MLEKFQLDGKTAIVTGSGRGIGAAIAIGFAQAGADVVITARTEADLVRVAEQITATGRRAIAVPLDLADEDAGVLVERAVAETGRVDIVVNNVGGAPPRTFLDTKVVHLERAFSFNVGTAHALNLAAVPVMLENGGGSIINITSSMGRLAGRAFLAYGTSKAALAHYTRMAAEDLAPKIRVNAIAPGAVLTSALGYVADNDEMRGEIEQNTPMRRLGDADEIAAAAVYLASDAAGYVTGKIVEVDGGLEAPNVALPIPDL